Genomic segment of bacterium:
GGCGCGGCGTGCGCCTGCTGACGCGCCGGCGCGTGGCGGCGATCAAGCGCGCCGACGGGGGCTTCACCGTCTCCGGGGAGGGCTTTGCGCTCGCGGCCGCGCGGGTCGTGCTGGCCGTCGGCGGCGCCTCCTACCCGCAGACCGGCTCGCGCGGCGACGGCTACCGCATCGCGGCCGCTCTCGGGCACCGCATCGTCCCGCCGCGGCCGGCGCTCGTCCCGGTCGTCTGCCGCGAAGCCTTCCTCAAGAAGCTGGCCGGACTGCGGCTGCGCAACGTGCGCCTGCTTGCGCAGCCCGCAGGCGCGCCGGCGCTCGATTCCTTCGGCGAGGTGCACTTCACCCCGTTCGGGATCTCCGGGCCCGCGGTCTTCCCGGTCAGCGGGCGCATCGGCGCCCTGGCGGAGGCCGCGCCGGTGCCGCTCGTCATCAACCTCAAGCCGGCGCTCGACGAGGGGAAGCTGCAGGCGCGGCTCGAGCGGGAGTTCGCCCCGGCC
This window contains:
- a CDS encoding aminoacetone oxidase family FAD-binding enzyme, which codes for RGVRLLTRRRVAAIKRADGGFTVSGEGFALAAARVVLAVGGASYPQTGSRGDGYRIAAALGHRIVPPRPALVPVVCREAFLKKLAGLRLRNVRLLAQPAGAPALDSFGEVHFTPFGISGPAVFPVSGRIGALAEAAPVPLVINLKPALDEGKLQARLEREFAPAAHRTLSALLATLLPRQLVPVFLEAAGLDGALPPGRAGIAARAAIARLLHAFPLTATGTLPIAQGMATAGGVDLREVDPRTLESRLVPGLFFAGEVLDLDGDTGGYNLQAAFTTGHLAGLAAARP